One Granulicella sp. 5B5 DNA window includes the following coding sequences:
- the nth gene encoding endonuclease III — MPTKSTTTRQPRKGLTPPQKLTPTERKLAIEGVPAAKARKIAASEPLFAKLKNGKTKTPLAPERLAAILDGLRRLYPNVVCALTHRNAFELVIATALSAQTTDVNVNKVTPTLFKLYPTPKALAAASLPEIEEVIRSTGFYKSKAKNIQGAAKVLVEQFSGKVPETIEELIQLPGVARKTANVVLGSWFGIPAGVVVDTHVLRISKRLELTKYDEPVKVEQDLMQILPQDRWIQFSHEVIHHGRQICLARKPKCAECGIETLCNAVDKTWSSH; from the coding sequence ATGCCCACGAAGTCCACCACGACCAGGCAGCCACGCAAAGGCCTCACCCCACCCCAGAAGCTCACCCCTACCGAGCGCAAGCTCGCCATCGAAGGGGTCCCCGCCGCGAAGGCCAGGAAGATCGCAGCCAGCGAACCCCTCTTCGCCAAGCTCAAAAACGGCAAGACGAAGACGCCGCTCGCCCCTGAGCGTCTCGCCGCCATTCTTGATGGACTTCGCCGCCTCTACCCCAACGTCGTCTGCGCGCTCACCCACCGCAACGCGTTTGAGTTGGTGATCGCTACGGCACTTTCGGCACAGACGACCGATGTGAATGTGAACAAGGTGACGCCTACGCTGTTCAAACTGTATCCAACGCCGAAGGCGCTGGCTGCGGCATCGCTGCCGGAGATTGAAGAAGTCATCCGGAGCACGGGGTTTTACAAGTCCAAGGCCAAGAACATTCAGGGCGCCGCTAAAGTTCTGGTTGAACAGTTTAGCGGTAAAGTGCCGGAAACAATTGAGGAACTGATCCAGCTTCCTGGGGTCGCGCGGAAGACGGCGAATGTGGTGTTGGGGAGTTGGTTTGGGATTCCGGCCGGGGTGGTGGTGGATACGCATGTGCTACGAATCAGCAAGCGACTGGAGCTGACCAAGTACGATGAGCCGGTGAAGGTAGAGCAGGACTTAATGCAGATTCTGCCGCAGGACCGATGGATCCAGTTCAGCCACGAGGTGATTCATCATGGGCGGCAGATTTGCCTGGCACGGAAGCCGAAGTGCGCGGAGTGTGGAATCGAGACGCTCTGTAACGCTGTGGATAAGACGTGGAGCTCACATTAA
- a CDS encoding TetR/AcrR family transcriptional regulator C-terminal domain-containing protein, producing MVVRAGLDLLNEVGLEQLTLRRLATELKIQAPTLYWHFKSKEELVDAMATLVLAEGAAGLVPVKGASDWAVWVRTFGMGLREALLKYRDGARMVAGSRLTDTVYMETTERVGQRLVEAGFSVRQAVVLLSTVYTFTVSFVIEEQAVFPRPGERSAAYDLEARRAKLDAKRFPLSRQSGGVLFDRFEQRYRESLGLIVRGAESEG from the coding sequence ATGGTTGTGCGGGCAGGATTGGACCTGCTGAACGAAGTGGGGCTGGAGCAGCTTACCCTGCGACGGCTGGCGACGGAGTTGAAGATCCAGGCGCCGACGCTGTATTGGCACTTCAAGAGCAAGGAAGAGCTGGTTGATGCGATGGCGACGCTGGTGCTGGCCGAGGGCGCTGCCGGCCTGGTGCCCGTGAAGGGTGCGAGTGACTGGGCCGTGTGGGTCCGTACGTTTGGAATGGGATTGCGGGAGGCCCTGTTGAAGTATAGGGATGGTGCGCGGATGGTGGCGGGGTCCCGCCTGACGGACACGGTTTATATGGAGACGACGGAGCGCGTAGGGCAGCGGCTGGTGGAGGCTGGGTTTTCCGTGCGGCAGGCGGTGGTGCTGCTGAGCACGGTGTATACGTTCACGGTGAGCTTTGTAATTGAGGAGCAGGCGGTGTTTCCGCGGCCGGGTGAGCGGTCGGCGGCATATGACCTGGAGGCGCGCAGGGCGAAGCTCGACGCGAAGAGGTTCCCGCTGTCGCGGCAAAGCGGCGGGGTCCTCTTCGACAGGTTCGAGCAACGCTACAGGGAGAGCCTGGGGCTGATTGTGCGAGGCGCTGAGAGTGAGGGTTAG
- a CDS encoding glycoside hydrolase family 38 C-terminal domain-containing protein translates to MRFRVLTLALALTSSLAFAQSFTPVREQKNLSPSAIAKLHTLETLNALPGGAWRFHAGDIPHGESISLDDSSWPLVQTPEPRHSVKAPKDAVWYRRTIEVPKTLNGYDLTGSTIWFQFRADANGPMPQIIYFNGRRVALGDDLEPIVLFEPAHPGDKVLVAVKLLHTVDDKSFTGVNMKIVPPTGGRPNPDDIRIECLTAANLLPALPAPRKDLLPTVEQAIAAIDTKALAAGNQQAFDDSLRKAQQTLDPLHSVLATAKVDLTGNSHIDAAWLWPRSETIDVVKRTFTTALQLMNEYPDYTYTQSAAQYSEWMADKYPALNEQIAQRIKQGRWEIVGGMWVEPDLNLPGGESLVRQILVGQREFQKLYGVTATIGWNPDSFGYNWQLPQIYKRSGIDYFVTQKMHWNDTNQLPFRLFWWESPDGSKVLTYFPTDYVHDNVNPSRISADYAESAERNPGTFEHMDLYGIGDHGGGPTRDMLDQADHWIAAGKTTQDAVPTMRYSTAQHYFDDVQTHLNPNSPTWNYDSIAKGYTAPPADAKGDVGIPTWDSELYFEYHRGVFTTQAKHKQNMRRSETATLNAEKYASLAWLDGDKYPNDVLTENWKKITFNQFHDLAAGSGIAVIYRDAQKDYTEVFNADKLIDDKALSTIDASIDTRGKVGVPVIVNNTMAWPRTELVKLHVELPEAANAITLTDAKGTVIPSQITNHVAGTDSFDVLVRVENVPALGYTVLHAESANSEAVKPDTADLRVDDTGSAYTLSNAHLKLSVDKEHGCITSLTEQGTEYFAPHTCGNQLETYVDKPKNYDAWNVDPGTYDVPFTPIDHVDSIKVVEDGPLRKTIRIERTWQSSHFTQDISLDAGADFVRVANDVDWHETHVLLKAAFPLAASGPKATYEIPYGAIERTTTRNNSWEKAQFEVPAQRWADLGDSKQGVSIINNSKYGYDGLNNVLRLTLLRSPIWPDPDADRGKQHFTYEIYPHTGTWQHAETVHRGYELNTPLTAEQVFSHTGTLPATHSFAAVDNPNVVLSAVKKAEDSNALIFRMYEATGQGTDVHLHIPAGAEYAVETNLMETPLPNAQHLSISGDTINLPIKPWEIRTLEVVYPKK, encoded by the coding sequence ATGCGCTTCCGTGTTCTAACGCTTGCTCTGGCTCTCACGTCGTCCCTCGCTTTCGCGCAGTCCTTCACGCCCGTTCGCGAGCAGAAGAACCTCTCTCCCTCTGCCATCGCCAAGCTGCACACGTTGGAGACCCTCAACGCCCTCCCCGGCGGCGCCTGGCGCTTCCACGCCGGCGACATCCCCCACGGCGAGTCCATCTCGCTCGACGACTCATCCTGGCCGCTCGTCCAGACGCCCGAACCGCGCCACTCCGTCAAAGCCCCCAAGGACGCCGTCTGGTACCGCCGCACCATCGAGGTTCCCAAAACCCTCAACGGCTACGACCTCACCGGCTCTACCATCTGGTTCCAGTTCCGCGCCGACGCCAACGGCCCCATGCCACAGATCATCTACTTTAACGGCCGCCGCGTCGCTCTCGGTGACGACCTCGAACCCATCGTCCTCTTCGAGCCCGCCCACCCCGGCGACAAGGTCCTCGTCGCCGTCAAGCTCCTCCACACCGTCGACGACAAGAGCTTCACCGGCGTCAACATGAAGATCGTCCCACCCACCGGCGGACGTCCTAACCCCGATGACATTCGCATCGAGTGCCTCACCGCAGCAAACCTGCTACCCGCGCTGCCCGCTCCGCGCAAAGACCTCCTGCCCACCGTCGAGCAGGCCATCGCTGCTATCGATACCAAAGCCCTCGCAGCAGGGAACCAGCAGGCCTTCGACGACTCGCTCCGCAAGGCCCAGCAGACCCTCGATCCGCTGCACTCGGTGCTCGCTACCGCGAAGGTTGACCTCACTGGCAACTCGCACATCGACGCCGCCTGGCTCTGGCCGCGCAGCGAAACCATCGACGTCGTCAAGCGCACCTTCACCACCGCGCTCCAGCTCATGAACGAGTACCCGGACTACACCTACACCCAGTCCGCCGCACAGTACTCCGAGTGGATGGCCGACAAGTACCCCGCGCTCAACGAGCAGATCGCCCAGCGCATCAAGCAGGGCCGTTGGGAGATCGTCGGCGGCATGTGGGTCGAGCCCGACCTCAACCTCCCCGGTGGCGAATCGCTCGTCCGCCAGATCCTCGTCGGCCAACGCGAGTTCCAGAAGCTCTACGGCGTCACCGCCACTATCGGCTGGAACCCCGACAGCTTCGGCTACAACTGGCAGCTCCCGCAGATCTACAAGCGCAGCGGCATCGACTACTTCGTCACCCAGAAGATGCACTGGAACGACACCAATCAACTCCCGTTCCGCCTCTTCTGGTGGGAATCGCCCGATGGCTCTAAGGTCCTCACCTACTTCCCAACCGACTACGTCCACGACAACGTCAACCCCTCGCGCATCTCGGCCGACTACGCCGAGTCCGCCGAGCGCAACCCCGGCACCTTCGAGCACATGGACCTCTACGGCATCGGCGACCACGGCGGCGGCCCCACCCGCGACATGCTCGACCAGGCCGACCACTGGATCGCTGCCGGCAAGACCACGCAGGACGCCGTCCCCACCATGCGCTACAGCACCGCGCAGCACTACTTCGACGACGTTCAGACGCACCTCAACCCCAACTCGCCCACCTGGAACTACGACTCCATCGCCAAGGGCTACACCGCACCACCGGCCGATGCCAAAGGTGACGTAGGCATCCCCACCTGGGACTCCGAGCTCTACTTCGAGTACCACCGTGGCGTCTTCACCACCCAGGCGAAGCACAAACAAAACATGCGCCGCAGCGAGACCGCAACCCTCAATGCCGAAAAATACGCGAGCCTAGCCTGGCTCGACGGCGACAAGTACCCCAACGACGTTCTCACCGAAAACTGGAAGAAAATCACCTTCAACCAGTTCCACGACCTCGCCGCCGGCTCTGGCATCGCGGTCATCTACCGCGATGCACAGAAGGACTACACCGAGGTCTTCAACGCCGACAAGCTCATCGACGACAAGGCCCTCAGCACCATCGACGCCAGCATCGACACCCGCGGCAAAGTCGGAGTCCCCGTCATCGTCAACAACACCATGGCATGGCCGCGCACGGAGCTCGTCAAACTCCATGTCGAGCTCCCCGAAGCCGCCAACGCCATCACTCTCACCGACGCGAAGGGAACCGTTATCCCCTCGCAGATCACCAACCACGTCGCCGGCACCGACAGCTTCGATGTCCTCGTCCGCGTAGAGAACGTGCCCGCCCTCGGCTACACCGTGCTCCACGCCGAGAGCGCCAACAGCGAGGCCGTCAAGCCCGACACTGCCGACCTCCGTGTCGACGACACCGGCTCCGCCTACACACTCTCCAACGCACACCTCAAGCTCTCCGTCGACAAGGAACACGGCTGCATCACCAGCCTCACCGAGCAGGGCACCGAGTACTTCGCCCCGCACACCTGCGGCAACCAGCTTGAAACCTACGTCGACAAGCCCAAGAACTACGACGCCTGGAACGTCGATCCCGGCACCTACGACGTCCCCTTCACCCCCATCGACCACGTCGACTCCATCAAAGTTGTCGAAGACGGTCCGCTCCGCAAGACCATCCGCATCGAGCGCACCTGGCAGTCCTCGCACTTCACGCAGGACATCTCCCTCGACGCCGGCGCCGACTTCGTCCGCGTCGCCAACGACGTCGACTGGCACGAGACTCACGTCCTCCTGAAGGCCGCTTTCCCGCTCGCTGCCTCAGGCCCGAAGGCAACGTACGAGATCCCCTACGGCGCCATCGAACGCACCACCACCCGCAACAACAGTTGGGAGAAGGCGCAGTTCGAAGTCCCCGCACAACGCTGGGCCGACCTCGGAGACAGCAAGCAGGGCGTCAGCATCATCAATAACAGCAAGTACGGTTACGACGGCCTCAACAACGTCCTCCGCCTCACGCTGCTGCGCTCGCCCATTTGGCCTGACCCAGACGCCGACCGCGGCAAGCAGCACTTCACCTACGAGATCTACCCCCACACCGGCACCTGGCAGCACGCCGAAACCGTCCACCGCGGCTACGAGCTCAACACGCCGCTCACTGCGGAGCAGGTCTTCTCGCACACAGGCACGCTGCCTGCAACCCACAGCTTCGCCGCCGTCGACAACCCCAACGTGGTCCTCTCCGCCGTCAAGAAGGCCGAGGACTCCAACGCCCTCATCTTCCGCATGTACGAAGCCACAGGGCAGGGAACCGACGTCCACCTCCACATCCCCGCCGGCGCCGAGTACGCCGTCGAAACCAACCTGATGGAGACCCCGCTGCCCAACGCGCAGCACCTATCCATCAGCGGCGACACCATCAACCTCCCTATCAAGCCCTGGGAGATCCGCACCCTCGAAGTCGTCTACCCTAAGAAGTAA
- a CDS encoding uroporphyrinogen-III synthase: protein MSQRVLVTRAPHQASALAEALRARGLEPILIPTIEIASPTTSAPLDAALASLPTFHWIIFTSTNAVESFFQRLAALKGTGFSPSGESGGLQAPESNPASRGASAPEGAKLTASLRIAAIGPATARALEPFGIKPTLVPPQAVAESLAAALTPYAKQPDGTATRFLIPRAEAARDILPEALTAAGADVTLAPVYRNIIPADSIPAIRELFSTSATYPKAVTFTSGSTVNNLIALLNAASLTLPPAPLRISIGPITSAVLRGHGLPPHAEADQPTIPALVEKVSAALLHIKS from the coding sequence GTGTCACAACGAGTCCTAGTAACTCGCGCCCCGCACCAGGCCTCGGCCCTCGCCGAAGCCCTCCGCGCTCGCGGCCTCGAACCCATCCTCATCCCCACCATCGAGATCGCCTCACCCACCACCTCCGCCCCCCTCGACGCCGCCCTCGCCAGCCTCCCCACCTTCCACTGGATCATCTTCACCAGCACCAATGCGGTGGAGTCCTTCTTCCAACGCCTCGCGGCTTTGAAGGGGACGGGCTTCAGCCCGTCCGGAGAGAGCGGGGGCCTTCAGGCCCCTGAATCCAACCCTGCAAGCAGGGGGGCTTCAGCCCCGGAGGGAGCCAAGTTGACGGCATCCCTCCGCATCGCCGCTATCGGCCCCGCCACCGCCCGAGCCCTCGAACCATTCGGTATAAAACCCACTCTCGTCCCTCCACAAGCTGTCGCTGAGTCCCTCGCCGCCGCGCTCACCCCCTACGCCAAACAGCCCGACGGCACCGCAACCCGCTTCCTCATCCCCCGCGCCGAAGCCGCTCGAGACATCCTCCCCGAAGCCCTCACAGCCGCCGGAGCCGATGTCACCCTCGCCCCTGTCTACCGCAACATCATTCCCGCCGACTCCATCCCGGCCATCCGTGAGCTCTTCTCAACATCAGCCACTTACCCCAAAGCCGTCACCTTCACTAGTGGTTCTACCGTCAACAATCTAATTGCTTTACTCAATGCAGCCAGTCTCACTCTACCCCCAGCTCCGCTCCGCATCTCCATCGGTCCCATCACCTCAGCCGTGCTCCGCGGCCACGGCCTGCCGCCCCACGCCGAAGCCGATCAGCCCACCATTCCTGCTCTTGTGGAAAAGGTGTCCGCCGCTCTTCTTCACATAAAGTCTTAG
- a CDS encoding TetR/AcrR family transcriptional regulator — protein MSKTTTHPPTTIRDEQYHHGDLRRALMQVALEALSGPEPHVLSFRDLARKLGVTTAAPYHHFKDRSELLVTLATEGFHLLFDSLSNAAAQGDTYPQKSTELTLAYLHFARTQVGYYRAMFLPEVRAAADAKPEFKSAANLGFNLVCNVIAEANPEFSAPQVSERAVSLWSLLHGMIVLSSSGILKRRLSHQHEDRVAVEAVLRLLNTDPLPSTS, from the coding sequence TTGTCAAAGACCACCACCCATCCGCCCACCACCATCCGCGACGAGCAGTACCACCACGGCGACCTCCGCCGCGCCCTCATGCAGGTCGCACTGGAGGCCCTCTCCGGCCCCGAACCCCACGTCCTCTCCTTCCGCGACCTCGCCCGCAAGCTCGGCGTCACCACCGCCGCCCCCTACCACCACTTCAAAGACCGCTCCGAGCTCCTCGTCACGCTCGCCACCGAAGGCTTCCATCTCCTCTTCGACTCCCTCAGCAACGCCGCCGCGCAGGGTGACACCTACCCGCAGAAGTCCACCGAACTCACCCTCGCCTATCTGCACTTCGCCCGCACTCAGGTCGGTTACTACCGCGCCATGTTTCTACCCGAAGTCCGCGCCGCGGCAGACGCCAAACCTGAGTTCAAGTCCGCAGCTAACCTCGGCTTCAACCTAGTCTGCAACGTCATCGCGGAAGCCAACCCCGAGTTCTCCGCCCCGCAGGTCTCTGAGCGTGCCGTCTCGCTCTGGTCGCTCTTGCACGGCATGATCGTCCTCAGCTCCTCCGGCATCCTGAAGCGCCGGCTCTCCCACCAGCACGAAGATCGTGTAGCGGTGGAGGCCGTCCTGCGTCTGCTCAACACCGACCCACTGCCCTCTACCTCTTGA
- a CDS encoding DHA2 family efflux MFS transporter permease subunit, which translates to MATAVAAPELAPARAPAARKLINPWVIALTVTLATFMELLDTSIANVSLPYIAGGLGRSYDEVTWILTTYLVANAVVLPMSAWLSRVFGRKNYYMACVALFTITSFFCGIAPSLGIMLMARVLQGIGGGGLAPVEQAILVDTFPAEKRASAFALYTVAIVTAPAIGPVLGGWITDNFNWRWVFLINIPIGLLSLFFTNRFVSDPASFAEERKTVRKPSTDGKPGKLNIDALGIALIAVGSGALEVLLDRGQIDDWFGSSFICMMFVIAIACLGFAVWWELHVADPVIDFRMLKTRNFAIANLYYFIFGLGLFASTTMIPQILQTLYGYRAIDAGLVLGPGAFVITLLAPVGAQLVQRKIVHPRILLFGALITVGIAMIHYSHFNLATDYNHYALARALQGLGYAFFFVPLSVITYSQLKPNENNKASSLTNFFRNWGGSFGIAFATTMADRRQNFHQERVGAASTSTSLQLQSSIHQLATYLQQHGYSAADSTYAATTRIYAQLQAQTQLLAFMDVFHWLGVITLVVAPLVWFTTNFKVGGKAPEAH; encoded by the coding sequence ATGGCAACTGCCGTCGCCGCCCCCGAACTCGCTCCGGCCCGCGCACCCGCAGCCCGCAAGCTCATCAATCCATGGGTTATCGCCCTCACCGTCACCCTGGCCACCTTCATGGAGCTGCTCGACACCTCCATCGCCAACGTCTCGCTCCCGTACATCGCCGGCGGCCTCGGCCGCTCCTACGACGAAGTCACCTGGATTCTTACCACCTACCTCGTCGCCAACGCCGTCGTTCTGCCCATGTCCGCCTGGCTCTCCCGAGTCTTCGGCCGCAAGAACTACTACATGGCCTGCGTGGCCCTCTTCACCATCACGTCTTTCTTCTGCGGCATCGCTCCCTCGCTCGGCATCATGCTCATGGCCCGAGTCCTGCAAGGCATCGGCGGTGGCGGCCTCGCCCCGGTCGAGCAGGCCATCTTGGTCGACACCTTCCCGGCAGAAAAGCGTGCCTCGGCCTTCGCGCTCTACACCGTCGCCATCGTCACCGCCCCGGCCATCGGCCCCGTGCTCGGCGGTTGGATCACCGACAACTTCAACTGGCGCTGGGTCTTCCTCATCAACATCCCCATCGGCTTGCTCTCGCTCTTTTTCACCAACCGCTTCGTCTCGGACCCCGCATCCTTCGCGGAGGAGCGCAAAACCGTCCGCAAGCCCAGCACCGACGGCAAACCCGGCAAGCTCAACATCGACGCCCTCGGCATCGCCCTCATCGCCGTCGGCTCAGGAGCCCTCGAAGTCCTCCTCGACCGCGGCCAGATCGACGATTGGTTCGGCTCCAGCTTCATCTGCATGATGTTCGTCATCGCTATCGCCTGCCTCGGCTTCGCCGTCTGGTGGGAGCTCCACGTCGCCGACCCCGTCATCGACTTCCGCATGTTGAAGACCCGCAACTTCGCCATCGCCAACCTCTACTACTTCATCTTCGGCCTCGGCCTCTTCGCGTCCACCACCATGATCCCGCAGATCCTGCAGACGCTCTACGGCTACCGCGCCATCGACGCCGGCCTCGTCCTCGGGCCGGGTGCGTTCGTCATCACCCTGCTCGCCCCGGTTGGCGCACAACTCGTCCAGCGCAAGATCGTCCACCCCCGCATCCTCCTCTTCGGAGCCCTCATCACCGTCGGCATCGCCATGATCCACTACAGTCACTTCAACCTGGCCACCGACTACAACCATTACGCCCTCGCCCGCGCCCTGCAGGGCCTAGGCTACGCCTTCTTCTTCGTCCCGCTCTCGGTCATCACCTACTCGCAGCTCAAGCCCAACGAAAACAATAAGGCGTCCTCGCTCACCAACTTCTTCCGCAACTGGGGCGGCAGCTTCGGCATCGCCTTCGCCACCACCATGGCCGACCGCCGCCAGAACTTCCACCAGGAGCGCGTCGGGGCCGCCAGCACCTCCACCTCACTGCAGCTGCAAAGCTCCATCCACCAGCTCGCCACCTACCTCCAGCAGCACGGTTACTCCGCCGCGGACTCCACTTACGCCGCCACCACCCGCATCTACGCCCAGCTTCAGGCGCAGACCCAGCTCCTCGCCTTCATGGACGTCTTCCACTGGCTCGGCGTCATCACCCTCGTCGTCGCCCCGCTCGTGTGGTTCACCACCAACTTCAAAGTCGGCGGCAAAGCCCCCGAAGCCCATTGA
- a CDS encoding ribonucleotide-diphosphate reductase subunit beta, which produces MSSHSSVAAPDHILDPGLCLTLRPMRFPVFYDMFRDGIKNTWTVEEVDFQTDLADLKTKITPAEVHVIQRLVAFFATGDSIVSNNLVLNLYKHINSPEARLYLSRQLFEEAVHVQFYLTLLDNYVPDPEERNAAFAAVENIPSISKKADFCMKWMDSIQQLETLETREHRRQFLLNLICFAACIEGLFFFAAFAYVYFFRSKGLLHGLAAGTNWVFRDESCHLEFAFEVVNVVRAQEPDLWDAELEAQVVTMLREAVDCETQFAEDLLAGGVAGLSLRDMREYLGYVADSRLQRLGIAPAFNAKNPFAFMDLQDVQELTNFFERRVSAYQTAVEGEVAFTEDF; this is translated from the coding sequence ATGTCCAGCCACTCCTCCGTCGCCGCCCCCGACCACATCCTCGACCCCGGTCTCTGCCTCACGCTCCGCCCCATGCGTTTCCCAGTCTTCTACGACATGTTCCGCGACGGCATCAAGAACACCTGGACCGTCGAAGAGGTCGACTTCCAGACCGACCTCGCCGATCTGAAAACCAAGATCACCCCCGCCGAGGTCCACGTCATCCAACGCCTCGTCGCCTTCTTCGCCACCGGCGATTCCATCGTCTCCAACAACCTTGTGCTCAACCTCTACAAGCACATCAACAGCCCCGAAGCGCGCCTCTACCTCTCGCGCCAGCTCTTTGAAGAGGCAGTCCACGTGCAGTTCTACCTCACGCTGCTCGACAACTATGTCCCCGACCCCGAAGAGCGCAACGCCGCCTTCGCTGCCGTCGAAAACATCCCCAGCATCAGCAAAAAAGCCGACTTCTGCATGAAGTGGATGGACTCCATCCAGCAGCTTGAAACGCTCGAAACTCGCGAGCACCGCCGCCAGTTCCTGCTCAACCTCATCTGCTTCGCCGCGTGCATTGAAGGCCTGTTCTTCTTCGCCGCCTTCGCCTACGTCTACTTCTTCCGCTCGAAAGGTTTACTCCATGGCCTCGCTGCAGGGACAAACTGGGTCTTCCGCGATGAGTCCTGCCACCTCGAGTTCGCCTTCGAGGTCGTCAACGTCGTCCGCGCACAAGAACCCGATCTCTGGGACGCCGAGCTCGAAGCCCAGGTCGTCACCATGCTCCGCGAAGCCGTCGACTGCGAAACCCAGTTTGCTGAAGACCTCCTCGCCGGCGGCGTCGCCGGCCTCAGCCTCCGCGACATGCGCGAGTACCTCGGCTACGTCGCCGACTCCCGCCTCCAGCGCCTCGGCATCGCTCCCGCCTTCAACGCCAAAAACCCCTTCGCCTTCATGGACCTTCAGGACGTCCAGGAACTCACCAACTTCTTCGAGCGCCGCGTCTCCGCCTATCAGACCGCCGTCGAAGGCGAGGTCGCCTTCACCGAGGACTTCTAA
- a CDS encoding TetR/AcrR family transcriptional regulator, producing MREGDAGLTKGEATRLFILEQAAPIFNRRGYTACSIQELMDATGLEKGGIYRHFLNKEELAVEAFRYALSKSVKTRTERLEGIPNAVDKLKRAVSVFVETPSVIDGGCVLMNTAIDSDDGNPRLRELALEALNGWQNRLAKIVIAGMRAGEIRSGVKPRQLANTIIATLEGALMMSRLQRTQSALRDAQTTLNGVLEGVRCPKSR from the coding sequence ATGCGAGAGGGCGACGCTGGGTTAACAAAAGGCGAGGCCACGCGGCTGTTCATCCTGGAGCAGGCGGCGCCGATCTTTAATCGGCGGGGGTATACGGCGTGCTCTATCCAAGAGCTGATGGATGCGACGGGGCTGGAGAAGGGCGGGATCTACCGGCACTTTTTGAATAAGGAAGAGCTGGCGGTGGAGGCGTTTCGGTATGCGCTGTCCAAGAGTGTGAAGACGCGGACGGAGCGTTTGGAGGGGATTCCGAATGCGGTGGACAAGTTGAAGCGCGCGGTGTCGGTGTTTGTGGAGACGCCTTCGGTGATCGATGGCGGGTGCGTGCTGATGAATACGGCTATCGACTCCGACGATGGGAACCCGCGGCTGCGTGAGCTGGCGCTGGAGGCCCTGAATGGCTGGCAGAACCGGCTGGCGAAGATTGTGATTGCAGGGATGCGAGCGGGAGAGATTCGCAGCGGTGTGAAACCAAGACAGCTGGCGAATACGATCATCGCTACGCTGGAGGGCGCGTTGATGATGAGCCGCCTGCAGCGCACCCAGAGCGCGCTGCGCGATGCGCAGACGACGCTCAATGGTGTGCTGGAGGGTGTGCGGTGTCCGAAGTCGCGGTGA
- a CDS encoding zinc-binding alcohol dehydrogenase family protein yields MKAAVVYGPGQTPQYADFPNPTPSAGEELITVHASALSHFTKGRASGSHYSSDGVFPAVVGADGVGTTSDGRRVYFVLPEAPNGAMAERTVVRSRQCIELPPDIDDITAAAIANPGMSAWAALVERAHLQPGETVLINGATGTAGRLAVQLAKYLGASKVIATARDANALEDLRALGADVLIPFDLEPVNPQGRRQYEAALKEQFALGINVVIDYLWGVSAETIIVAIAKAIDDATPVRFVHVGGLSGGEIQLPGAALRSSAIVLMGSGNKSVPMPRLLAAIQSVFDAFIPAQLQINPKVVPLSQVKAAWDDIGKPRIVFVP; encoded by the coding sequence ATGAAGGCAGCAGTCGTCTATGGCCCCGGCCAAACTCCCCAATATGCCGACTTCCCCAACCCCACCCCCAGCGCCGGCGAAGAGCTCATCACTGTCCACGCCTCCGCCCTCAGCCACTTCACCAAAGGCCGCGCCTCCGGCTCACACTACAGTTCGGATGGCGTCTTCCCGGCAGTTGTAGGCGCAGACGGCGTCGGCACCACATCTGACGGCCGCCGCGTCTACTTCGTCCTGCCCGAAGCCCCCAACGGGGCCATGGCCGAACGCACCGTCGTGCGTTCCCGCCAGTGCATCGAGCTTCCCCCGGACATCGACGACATCACAGCCGCGGCCATAGCGAACCCCGGCATGTCCGCCTGGGCTGCTCTCGTCGAGCGCGCTCACTTGCAGCCTGGCGAAACGGTGCTTATCAACGGCGCCACCGGAACGGCGGGCCGACTCGCGGTGCAGCTCGCAAAGTACCTCGGCGCTTCAAAAGTGATCGCCACCGCCCGCGACGCAAACGCCCTCGAAGACCTCCGCGCCCTCGGTGCCGATGTCCTCATCCCCTTCGACCTCGAGCCCGTTAATCCCCAGGGCCGCAGGCAGTACGAAGCCGCGCTCAAAGAGCAGTTTGCTCTCGGCATCAACGTCGTCATCGACTACCTCTGGGGCGTCAGCGCCGAAACCATCATCGTCGCCATCGCAAAAGCTATCGACGACGCCACTCCTGTCCGCTTCGTCCACGTCGGGGGCCTCAGCGGCGGCGAGATCCAGCTTCCCGGTGCGGCCCTGCGTTCCTCCGCCATCGTCCTCATGGGCAGCGGCAACAAGAGCGTCCCCATGCCCCGCCTGCTCGCCGCCATCCAAAGTGTCTTCGACGCCTTCATCCCTGCACAGCTTCAAATCAACCCAAAAGTTGTCCCGCTATCGCAGGTAAAAGCAGCCTGGGACGACATCGGAAAGCCCCGCATCGTCTTCGTGCCGTAG